From Pseudomonas sp. G2-4:
ATTCTCCGGTTCCGATGTACAGCATGCTGCCAGCTGACCATCGCCGTGACGCCGGTCCGCCGCACAAAAGCCACCGGGCATTATTGTTCAGTTTCACAAACACCGGTTTGGCAGGGTGATAGTTGCTGAAGGAGATGGCCTCATCGCGAGCAAGCTCCTACAGGGGGCTTTGGTGAAGCCGGGATTTGTTTACGACAAAGATCAACTGTGGGCGAGCTTGCTCGCGATAACGGTCTGACTGCCACAGGGGCTATGTCGATGGAAGTTCGGCCTGCGGCAACAGCTGCACGCCTAAATACAACGCCAGCATCCCATCCAGCCGCAATGGATCCACGCCGCTCAGTTCGGCAATGCGCTCCATGCGGTAGCGCAAGCTGTTGCGGTGGATACCCAGGGCATCGGCACAGGCCTGGCTCTGGCCGTCGTATTCACACCAACTGCGCAGGGTCGCGAGCAGCTGGCCGTTGCCGTCCTTGGCGATGACCTTGCGCAACGGTGTCAGCAACTCCTCCAGGCCGTCCTCGCTGCGGTGGCGCCAGAGCAGCACCGGCAGGCGATAGCGACTGAGGTCCAGCAACCGCGATTGCGGCAACACATCGCGCCCGTAGGCCAACAGGTCCGCCACCCGTCGGTAGCCGCGACGCAGGCCCGTCAGCCCTTCGGCCTGACCGCCCATCGCCACCCGCAAAATGTTCCAGCCCAGTCCGTCGAGCTTGCCCACTAGCCGCTCGTTCCCCACCGTGGCCGTGGCGGGTCGGCACCAGAGCAAGGAAGATTTGGACGAGGTCAGGCACCAGCTGTCCGGGTAACGGGACATCAGCCAGGCACTCAGCGCTTCGACGGTCTGCCCGGGGCCGTGCTCCAGGCCCAGCTCGAACAGATAGGGCACCCGCGGCAACTGCGGCTTGAGGCCCATCTGCCGCGCTTCGTCCAACAAGCGCGGCGAATCCCCGGCGTCCCCCAGCAGCAACGCCAGCAAGTCATCGCAACGCTGGCGACGCCATTGCTGCTCGGCCTGCTGGTTGCGCTGGCCCACCAGCATTTCGGCGGTCATGCGCACCAGTTCGGCGTAGGTGCGCAACTGTTCTGGCTCACCGGTGATGCCCAGTACGCCAATCAACCGTTGATCGAGCATCAGCGGCAAGTTGATCCCCGGCTGCACGCCCTTGAGATGCAATGCCGTACGCTCATCGATTTCCACCACCCGACCGTTGGCCAAGACCAACTGCGCGCCCTCGTGACGTGTATTGATCCGTTCGCGCTCGCCGCTGCCGAGGATCAGGCCCTGGTTGTCCATGACGTTGACGTTATACGGCAGGATCGCCATCGCCCGGTCGACGATGTCCTGGGCCAGATCGTGATCAAGTTCGAACATGGGCAGTGTTCCTTGCAAGCGGCGTGGGTAATTGTCTTGAGTGTAAACGTCAACGCGATTGGTCAGGCGCGCCGGACCTGCGACCAAATCCTGTGCTCGGGCACAAAGACACGCGGCCTTGGGCTGGCCGCGACTCAACGGGCGGTCAACGTTACCCCTTGGCTCGCAAAAATCATAATAAAGAGAGCCCCCCATGCCCCAGAGCGCAGCCGACATCCTGGCTACCCGATTTAGGGTGTTTGATAAATCTGTTTGATCCGTACGCCTGTTCTGGGGTTTGATTGGGCCTTTCCCATGGATGAAAGGATCTTGTCATGAGCTACCGCACGCTAGGCCAATCCGGGTTGCAAGTCTCGACCTTGACCCTGGGCACCATGATGTTCGGCGAACAGACCAGCACCGAGGACTCGCTGCGGATCATCGACAAGGCCTGGGACCAGGGCATCAATTTCATCGACACCGCGGACGTCTACACCAACGGTCGTTCCGAAGAGATCGTCGGCGAAGCGATTGCCAGTCGCCGCCAGGAATGGGTGCTGGCCACCAAGGTCGGCTTCGGCCCACCGGACGGTGTGCCCAATCGCAGCGGCCTGAGCCGCAAGCACCTGTTCAATGGCATCGAGGCCAGCCTGACGCGCCTGGGCACCGATTACCTGGACATCTATTACCTGCACCGCGAAGACCACAACACGCCGCTGCACGTCACGGTGTCGGCCATTGGCGATTTGATTCGCCAAGGCAAGATCCGCTACTGGGGCCTGTCGAACTACCGTGGCTGGCGTATCGCCGAGGTGATTCGGATCGCCGACAGCCTGGGCATCGACCGGCCGGTGATCAGCCAGCCGCTGTACAACATCGTCAACCGCCAGGCCGAAACCGAGCAGATCACCGCTGCGCAAAATTATGGCCTCGGCGTAGTGCCCTTCAGCCCCCTCGCACGTGGGGTGCTCAGCGGCAAGTACGCGCCGGACGTGGCACCGGACGCCAACAGCCGCGCCGGCCGCCTGGACAAACGCATCCTGGAAACCGAATGGCGAGTCGAGTCCCTGCGTATTGCCCAGCAAATCCTGCAATACACCCAGGGCCGGGGCGTGGGCATCGTCGAATTCGCCATCGCCTGGGTCCTGAACAACCGCGCCGTGACCTCGGCCATCGTCGGGCCGCGCACCGAGGAGCAGTGGGATTCTTACACCAAGGCACAGGCCGTGAAGATCACGGCGGAGGATGAAGCCTTCATCGACTCCCTGGTGACACCGGGGCATGCCTCGACACCGGGGTTCAATGACGTGGGTCATTTCGTGCCGGGGCGAGTGCCGCGTACGTCATAATCATTCATTGAAATAAGGAACGTGGCGAGGGAGCTTGCTCCCGCTGGGCCGCGAAGCGGCCCCTTAAGTTGCGGCCGCTTCGCAGCCGAGCGGGAGCAAGCTCCCTCGCCACAAGTAAACTCCTCACTACCACGGCGCCCTGCCCACTAATAAGAGGCCTCAGTGTCCAAAGGTATCGTTCTATCGGTCTCAGCCTCCGCGCTGTTCGCCGTCATGTACTACTACACCTCGCTGCTCTCACCGTTGACCGGCCTGGAGATATTCGGCTGGCGCATGCTGCTGACGATGCCGTGCATGACCGTGTTCATGCTGGTGGTACGGGAGTGGCACCTGGTAACGGCGCTGATCCGGCGCCTGGTTGCCACGCCACGCCTGTTGATCGCTGCGATAGCGTCCTCGGCGCTGATGGGCGCCC
This genomic window contains:
- a CDS encoding aldo/keto reductase, giving the protein MSYRTLGQSGLQVSTLTLGTMMFGEQTSTEDSLRIIDKAWDQGINFIDTADVYTNGRSEEIVGEAIASRRQEWVLATKVGFGPPDGVPNRSGLSRKHLFNGIEASLTRLGTDYLDIYYLHREDHNTPLHVTVSAIGDLIRQGKIRYWGLSNYRGWRIAEVIRIADSLGIDRPVISQPLYNIVNRQAETEQITAAQNYGLGVVPFSPLARGVLSGKYAPDVAPDANSRAGRLDKRILETEWRVESLRIAQQILQYTQGRGVGIVEFAIAWVLNNRAVTSAIVGPRTEEQWDSYTKAQAVKITAEDEAFIDSLVTPGHASTPGFNDVGHFVPGRVPRTS
- a CDS encoding sugar diacid recognition domain-containing protein yields the protein MFELDHDLAQDIVDRAMAILPYNVNVMDNQGLILGSGERERINTRHEGAQLVLANGRVVEIDERTALHLKGVQPGINLPLMLDQRLIGVLGITGEPEQLRTYAELVRMTAEMLVGQRNQQAEQQWRRQRCDDLLALLLGDAGDSPRLLDEARQMGLKPQLPRVPYLFELGLEHGPGQTVEALSAWLMSRYPDSWCLTSSKSSLLWCRPATATVGNERLVGKLDGLGWNILRVAMGGQAEGLTGLRRGYRRVADLLAYGRDVLPQSRLLDLSRYRLPVLLWRHRSEDGLEELLTPLRKVIAKDGNGQLLATLRSWCEYDGQSQACADALGIHRNSLRYRMERIAELSGVDPLRLDGMLALYLGVQLLPQAELPST